From the Candidatus Melainabacteria bacterium genome, one window contains:
- a CDS encoding AI-2E family transporter, with protein sequence MTFEDSERSNERQASDKLLQIQRQLTVLVLALVAFIAFWQIGGFFADIIRILGFSVLFSYLFINVVDYLEKIVRNRAAAILIVYAALGVLTIFGITLIIPAIIFQVTQLCDTTFNQFPQWLDFLVKALEPLEARLHAAQIQVRAVDILTTVAGSIPKPDPAQIIGRMTDVAMSTMTWLFYGLSIIVVSFYFLLDGHNIKESVIKLFPKKHYPFLEVLATDMDIGLQAFFRGQIVLGLLFGAFMIFVYMGLGVHYALLLGIFLGVWEIVPVIGPTIGFIPTVFSAAVDGVDNLPFNRLTQVIIVALVFNLVQWLKDNIVAPRYIGNVIGLHPVMIFIAIMIGARFDGMLGIIYSLPVACLVNVFVTHLSARASAVQKLDGIGDSPTIESVTDDKDVNRHALPEVAQDSGAHEIH encoded by the coding sequence ATGACTTTCGAAGACAGTGAGCGCTCCAACGAACGGCAAGCTTCGGACAAGCTCTTGCAAATACAGAGACAGCTGACTGTTCTGGTATTGGCTCTGGTGGCGTTTATAGCCTTTTGGCAAATCGGCGGCTTTTTTGCGGACATTATAAGAATTCTGGGCTTCTCTGTTTTGTTCAGCTATCTGTTCATAAATGTAGTTGATTATTTGGAGAAGATCGTCAGGAATAGAGCCGCCGCTATCTTAATTGTTTATGCTGCACTGGGTGTGCTCACCATATTTGGTATCACTCTAATTATACCGGCGATCATTTTTCAGGTTACACAACTTTGTGACACTACATTCAATCAGTTTCCCCAGTGGCTTGATTTTCTGGTGAAAGCACTGGAGCCGTTGGAAGCTCGGTTGCATGCTGCCCAGATCCAGGTGCGCGCCGTGGATATACTCACGACTGTTGCTGGAAGTATTCCTAAGCCTGACCCTGCTCAGATTATCGGCAGAATGACGGACGTTGCGATGTCGACAATGACCTGGTTGTTTTACGGGTTGAGCATAATAGTGGTTTCTTTCTATTTCTTGCTGGATGGGCACAATATCAAAGAATCCGTCATCAAGTTGTTTCCGAAAAAGCATTACCCATTTTTGGAAGTGCTCGCGACTGATATGGATATTGGTTTGCAAGCCTTTTTTCGCGGACAAATCGTGCTCGGACTTTTGTTTGGCGCCTTCATGATTTTCGTGTACATGGGGCTTGGCGTTCATTATGCTTTGTTGCTTGGAATTTTCCTCGGCGTCTGGGAGATTGTGCCCGTGATCGGTCCGACGATTGGATTCATTCCTACGGTCTTTTCTGCTGCCGTGGACGGCGTAGACAATTTACCATTCAACCGACTGACTCAAGTGATCATCGTGGCCCTTGTATTCAATTTGGTGCAGTGGCTCAAAGACAATATCGTTGCCCCTCGATATATCGGCAACGTGATCGGTCTCCACCCGGTCATGATTTTCATTGCCATTATGATTGGTGCTCGATTTGACGGCATGCTCGGTATTATCTATAGTTTGCCGGTCGCCTGTTTGGTCAATGTCTTTGTCACACATCTTTCAGCAAGAGCGTCTGCCGTACAGAAGCTCGACGGCATTGGTGATTCTCCTACGATAGAGTCTGTGACTGATGATAAGGACGTTAACCGGCATGCGCTTCCGGAAGTCGCGCAGGATTCCGGCGCGCATGAGATTCATTAA
- a CDS encoding DUF2974 domain-containing protein — MRKRVLIALLAVSCLLNAAGITFFVLFLSSESHNKSLKRNFKRQLKDIEIVRAEANQLNSSAILSRRMFISHFDGVPDSFAVSPPFLLTPTKSVTLVVYLHGQNSSYLEPFETGAGKCLAEVIIGRNNTILLSCNYRAPASWGNDAAMSDITQNVREMCQEYPVTRIIVMGTSMGGSIAPTFAATAPPDIKTRITGVVSVEGAGNLASLYNQTTMTAVKDAMFVSFGGTPETQPQAYAGRSFLTHINELPQTVRFAVVSAHKDKVVPPLLQKELVDALENAHIQHKFIELDIHHEAPAISVYHEALEYVLGENK, encoded by the coding sequence TTGAGAAAACGAGTTCTAATAGCATTATTGGCAGTATCATGCTTGCTCAACGCGGCAGGCATAACCTTTTTCGTTTTATTTCTCAGTTCTGAATCGCACAATAAATCTCTCAAGCGCAATTTCAAAAGACAGCTAAAGGATATTGAAATCGTCAGAGCTGAAGCTAATCAGCTCAATTCATCGGCGATTTTGTCACGGCGCATGTTTATCAGCCATTTTGACGGAGTACCTGATTCTTTTGCAGTATCGCCCCCGTTTTTATTGACGCCTACAAAATCGGTGACATTGGTCGTCTACTTGCACGGACAAAATTCAAGCTACCTTGAACCCTTCGAAACCGGGGCCGGCAAATGCCTGGCGGAAGTCATCATCGGCCGAAACAACACAATTTTGTTGTCCTGCAATTATCGAGCCCCGGCCTCATGGGGCAATGACGCGGCTATGTCCGACATAACCCAGAACGTACGTGAGATGTGTCAGGAGTATCCGGTAACCAGAATCATCGTCATGGGCACCTCAATGGGCGGTTCAATCGCGCCCACTTTCGCAGCCACAGCTCCTCCTGACATAAAAACAAGAATCACTGGCGTAGTAAGTGTGGAAGGAGCGGGCAATCTGGCCAGTCTCTACAATCAGACCACGATGACAGCGGTCAAAGATGCCATGTTTGTCTCATTTGGAGGCACACCGGAAACTCAACCACAGGCGTATGCCGGAAGAAGCTTTCTTACTCACATAAACGAGCTGCCGCAAACAGTCAGATTCGCAGTCGTGTCAGCACATAAAGACAAGGTCGTGCCGCCGCTACTGCAAAAGGAACTAGTAGACGCGCTGGAAAATGCGCACATACAACACAAATTCATCGAACTCGACATCCACCATGAAGCACCGGCAATTTCGGTCTACCACGAAGCTCTGGAGTACGTTTTAGGCGAAAACAAGTAG
- a CDS encoding tetratricopeptide repeat protein, whose protein sequence is MKPRRRLHFAQPVSTISPKVISNDYQIDLYSFSKHRIQYHMFIPKLKKFMPKLKKKALVLTLVGLIGIAPTAYSQSHNWNMQARAQAENANSRALTLLTKGPVVKGWLDEAIAALLRATAADPTDPVPYTTLGLALDLKQRYGEALDALAKAYQLDPKSKETVLSTGISHYLGHTFDKSEHVLVTLLRQNPKFCDAHIDLGFVYMRLGEFDKAKKSFKQAITCNPNCQPAYQGMAIVDYLSGDLESAYAEATHAETLKSYPPVLLLLAEICALRGDEQQMKDALKKLSKFKQPFEQRPMTLIGFSANHDFHWDPFIADDFDRANFITARALELPLQDKKRASLAAAGKIDQQLARAEQMLTSAPHDFYLLRQAGLLNMADGNYAGAVKQFNDVLTKACPNSHIDYLYLGRSLALLGRKDDAAQCVREYKKNLSQQKLSPMFEQIVNNTGGTAGGAPAQTPIQTQPPATTPIDTGF, encoded by the coding sequence ATGAAACCTCGCAGGAGACTTCATTTCGCCCAGCCCGTCTCTACAATTTCTCCGAAGGTGATTTCGAACGACTACCAGATCGACCTGTATTCCTTTTCTAAGCATCGTATTCAATACCACATGTTCATACCAAAACTAAAAAAGTTCATGCCAAAACTCAAAAAGAAGGCTCTGGTTTTGACTCTGGTCGGTTTAATCGGCATTGCTCCAACAGCCTACTCTCAAAGTCACAACTGGAATATGCAGGCGCGTGCCCAGGCCGAAAACGCCAACTCACGAGCGCTGACTTTATTGACCAAAGGTCCTGTCGTAAAAGGCTGGCTCGACGAAGCCATCGCAGCACTTTTGCGTGCGACCGCCGCCGACCCGACCGATCCGGTACCTTATACAACACTTGGTCTGGCGCTCGATCTCAAACAACGCTACGGAGAAGCGCTGGATGCACTGGCAAAAGCCTACCAGCTCGATCCAAAGTCTAAGGAAACAGTCTTGAGCACTGGTATCAGCCACTATCTCGGACATACTTTTGATAAATCCGAACACGTCTTAGTAACACTTTTACGCCAGAATCCAAAATTCTGCGACGCTCACATCGATCTTGGATTTGTCTATATGCGCCTTGGTGAATTCGACAAAGCCAAAAAGAGTTTCAAACAAGCAATAACATGTAATCCGAATTGCCAGCCCGCCTACCAGGGAATGGCAATCGTCGACTATCTCTCCGGCGACCTGGAAAGCGCATATGCGGAAGCTACTCACGCCGAAACTTTGAAGTCTTATCCACCCGTTTTGCTTCTTCTTGCTGAGATCTGCGCACTGCGAGGAGACGAACAGCAAATGAAAGACGCACTGAAGAAGCTTTCTAAATTCAAACAACCTTTTGAACAAAGACCAATGACTCTAATCGGCTTTTCAGCTAATCATGATTTTCACTGGGATCCATTCATTGCAGACGACTTTGATCGAGCAAACTTCATCACGGCACGCGCTCTCGAGTTACCGCTGCAAGACAAGAAAAGAGCGTCTCTTGCAGCCGCGGGTAAAATCGACCAACAACTGGCCAGAGCGGAGCAGATGCTCACCTCCGCACCGCACGACTTCTACCTGTTAAGACAAGCCGGACTCTTAAACATGGCAGATGGAAATTATGCCGGCGCCGTCAAACAATTTAACGACGTGCTCACAAAGGCGTGCCCAAACAGTCATATCGACTATTTGTATCTGGGACGTAGCCTGGCTCTTTTGGGTCGAAAAGATGATGCTGCACAATGCGTACGTGAATACAAAAAGAATCTCTCGCAACAAAAACTTTCACCGATGTTTGAGCAGATTGTAAACAATACAGGTGGCACTGCAGGCGGTGCACCAGCCCAGACGCCGATTCAAACGCAACCGCCAGCAACAACACCAATCGATACCGGCTTTTAA
- a CDS encoding DNA polymerase Y family protein: MSRIACLRIPKFQIAVHQKREPELKRKAFVLLGDAQKQTDQINLSRARVFMCSDSASKKFVVAGMKWPEARATCANLSWRQCDVKSYREAQKQIVNELVICSPRVSAKEPGIFILDAAGMQRLGGEGKLCRDLLRLVSKLGYTNANVGVADSAFGAMVASRSKNRWYIVPPGRDSEFLNRLPISHLALDSDLQDVFVDLGIKSMGHLAEIPVDNLAERFGREAVNAQQLVLGFDKFQPNIPVLDRKFGASVEIDGPIESLEQTVFLLKSMLDHLQTNLQKEGYCAEELLIRFFNDDELFYERLVKLVRPSYSSKFLLEVLRLTIEAHPLCREFTAIRLEVNRFCKESFQQSKVEIESNANSIVSEQQTNLLQKFLTRLGQNSLVRPLANDQHCLDSSGLWVPVFEANQIDSQIVSTFKNDCSTMKNSVPVETGYIEAKIGKRGLTAGLVLKQIPKAVPVFVEFSDNIPNAIAYHGKWYKILNITVSECLSGLWWEEQFQKSYYVALIEPKYEPGSCMLVLLVRDHMHKNWSIEGIFD; the protein is encoded by the coding sequence ATGTCTCGAATTGCTTGTTTACGCATCCCCAAATTCCAGATCGCCGTACACCAAAAACGTGAGCCTGAACTGAAAAGAAAGGCATTCGTTTTGTTGGGTGATGCACAAAAGCAGACTGACCAAATCAATCTCAGTCGTGCTCGTGTTTTTATGTGCTCAGATAGTGCCAGTAAAAAATTTGTTGTAGCCGGTATGAAATGGCCGGAAGCACGAGCTACCTGTGCAAATTTAAGTTGGCGCCAATGTGATGTTAAATCATATCGAGAAGCACAAAAACAAATCGTCAATGAATTGGTCATTTGTTCTCCTAGAGTATCTGCAAAAGAACCAGGAATCTTTATTCTCGATGCCGCTGGAATGCAGCGATTAGGGGGTGAAGGGAAGCTTTGCCGTGACTTGTTGCGATTGGTCAGTAAACTTGGATATACCAATGCGAATGTTGGTGTTGCTGATTCTGCTTTTGGTGCAATGGTTGCAAGTCGTTCAAAAAATCGTTGGTACATTGTTCCGCCTGGAAGAGATAGTGAATTCCTAAACAGGTTGCCAATTTCCCATCTGGCTTTAGATAGTGATTTGCAAGATGTATTTGTTGATCTCGGTATCAAGTCAATGGGGCATCTCGCTGAGATTCCTGTAGATAACTTGGCAGAAAGATTTGGACGAGAAGCAGTAAATGCTCAACAATTGGTGCTAGGTTTTGATAAGTTTCAGCCGAATATTCCGGTGCTAGATAGAAAATTTGGTGCTAGTGTCGAAATTGATGGACCGATTGAATCGCTTGAGCAGACTGTTTTTTTGCTCAAGTCGATGTTGGACCATTTACAAACCAATCTGCAGAAGGAAGGTTATTGCGCTGAAGAATTGTTGATTCGATTTTTCAATGACGATGAGTTGTTCTATGAACGGTTAGTCAAACTTGTGCGTCCATCATATAGTTCAAAGTTCTTGCTTGAAGTCTTACGATTGACGATTGAAGCACATCCACTGTGCCGAGAATTTACTGCGATTCGATTGGAAGTTAATCGCTTTTGCAAAGAGTCGTTTCAGCAAAGTAAAGTAGAAATTGAATCAAATGCGAATTCAATTGTAAGTGAGCAGCAGACGAATTTATTGCAGAAATTTCTTACCAGGCTTGGTCAGAATTCACTTGTACGACCGCTTGCAAACGATCAACATTGTCTTGATTCTTCAGGTCTATGGGTTCCTGTATTTGAAGCTAATCAAATTGATAGTCAGATCGTTTCAACATTCAAGAATGACTGTAGCACGATGAAAAATTCTGTGCCGGTTGAAACAGGTTATATTGAAGCAAAGATTGGGAAACGAGGATTAACAGCCGGTCTTGTTTTGAAGCAGATACCAAAAGCGGTGCCGGTTTTTGTTGAATTCAGTGATAATATTCCGAATGCAATTGCCTATCATGGTAAGTGGTATAAGATTTTGAATATTACAGTCTCAGAATGCCTTTCGGGATTGTGGTGGGAAGAGCAGTTTCAAAAATCTTACTATGTTGCGCTAATTGAACCAAAGTATGAGCCCGGTTCGTGCATGCTTGTTTTACTGGTTCGAGATCACATGCACAAAAATTGGTCAATCGAGGGAATTTTTGATTAG
- a CDS encoding GtrA family protein codes for MNVPHSEKTEFVRYLISGFSAVGTDLATYWILLGPLGPSPAKAISFLTACCVAYLLNKFWTFKAHAHSWSEISKFIGLYAGTFLANVAVNKLVIEVAPELSQQLKPYVFQLGWLTATGVSTILNYIGQKFWVFRKAKAEKLSSSSESI; via the coding sequence ATAAACGTTCCTCATAGCGAAAAAACAGAGTTCGTCCGTTACCTCATTTCTGGATTTTCGGCTGTAGGTACGGATTTGGCCACGTACTGGATCCTGCTTGGTCCACTTGGACCATCTCCGGCCAAAGCGATTTCATTCCTAACGGCTTGCTGCGTAGCTTACTTGCTGAACAAATTCTGGACGTTTAAGGCTCACGCCCATTCATGGTCCGAGATATCAAAATTTATCGGATTATACGCAGGAACATTCCTGGCAAACGTAGCGGTAAACAAACTTGTAATCGAAGTCGCCCCTGAATTATCGCAACAGCTAAAACCGTATGTTTTTCAACTGGGCTGGCTCACCGCCACTGGTGTTAGCACCATCCTCAACTACATAGGACAAAAGTTCTGGGTCTTTCGTAAGGCAAAAGCTGAGAAGTTGTCGTCCAGTTCTGAATCAATTTGA
- a CDS encoding NUDIX hydrolase, translating to MSTETVRVTVDIVAFAIEQGALEVLLIKRKFDPFKSSWALPGGFIIDSDKSLDDAAARELLEETNVGNVYLEQLYSFGDKGRDPRGRTVTVAYLALLRQEELELKASSDASGVAWWPVNQLPELAFDHADIISYARKRLRYKIEYSPAAFMLIPEKFTLRDLQMVYEAVLGRNVDNRNFRKKFLNTGVLQELDETSQETSFRPARLYNFSEGDFERLPDRPVFLF from the coding sequence ATGTCTACCGAAACAGTTCGAGTTACCGTCGACATAGTCGCATTCGCTATCGAGCAAGGCGCCCTGGAAGTACTGTTGATCAAGAGGAAATTCGACCCGTTCAAAAGCTCCTGGGCGTTGCCAGGCGGATTTATCATAGACTCCGACAAATCGCTGGATGATGCAGCCGCAAGAGAACTGCTCGAAGAAACAAACGTAGGCAACGTCTATTTAGAGCAACTCTATTCTTTTGGCGACAAAGGTCGTGATCCACGCGGACGAACTGTCACCGTTGCCTACCTGGCACTGCTGCGACAAGAAGAGCTGGAACTGAAAGCCAGTTCAGACGCCAGCGGCGTTGCCTGGTGGCCTGTAAATCAACTTCCCGAGCTAGCTTTCGATCATGCAGATATAATTTCTTATGCACGCAAGCGATTGCGCTACAAGATTGAGTACTCGCCCGCTGCCTTCATGCTCATTCCAGAGAAATTCACTTTGAGAGATTTGCAAATGGTTTACGAAGCCGTTCTCGGTCGGAACGTAGACAATCGAAATTTTCGCAAAAAGTTTCTCAACACAGGCGTGCTGCAAGAGCTCGATGAAACCTCGCAGGAGACTTCATTTCGCCCAGCCCGTCTCTACAATTTCTCCGAAGGTGATTTCGAACGACTACCAGATCGACCTGTATTCCTTTTCTAA